One Castanea sativa cultivar Marrone di Chiusa Pesio chromosome 4, ASM4071231v1 DNA window includes the following coding sequences:
- the LOC142631523 gene encoding translation factor GUF1 homolog, chloroplastic: MASGLSSGALFLSINNSNNNYHQHHCSQTFCFSFEESRRRRRRRRRVSRSRSFSSLPLSLSTSNRVSSPSSRPVLCQSSSTDLDVAVQAGQDRLLKVPVSRIRNFCIIAHIDHGKSTLADKLLQITGTVLKREMKEQFLDNMDLERERGITIKLQAARMRYVFKGEPYCLNLIDTPGHVDFSYEVSRSLAACEGALLVVDASQGVEAQTLANVYLALENNLEIIPVLNKIDLPGAEPDRVVREIEEVVGLDCSNAIRCSAKEGIGITEILDAIVERIPPPKDTAERPLRALIFDSYYDPYRGVIVYFRVIDGTIKKGDRIYFMASGKDYFADEVGVLSPNQLQVEELFAGEVGYLSASIRSVADARVGDTITHYSRKAGKSLPGYEEATPMVFCGLFPVDADQFPELRDALEKLQLNDAALKFEPETSSAMGFGFRCGFLGLLHMEIVQERLEREYNLSLITTAPSVVYRVTCVNGETVECSNPSILPEPGKRRLIEEPFVKIEMLTPKDYIGPLMELAQDRRGEFKEMKYITENRASLTYELPLAEMVGDFFDQLKSRSKGYASMEYTFVGYKESELLKLDIQINGDSVEPLATIVHRDKAYAVGRALTQKLKELIPRQMFKVPIQACIGSKVIASESLSAIRKDVLSKCYGGDISRKKKLLKKQAEGKKRMKAIGKVDVPQEAFMAVLKLEKEVL; encoded by the exons ATGGCTTCAGGCCTCTCTTCTGGCGCGCTCTTCTTATCCAttaacaacagcaacaacaactaTCATCAACACCATTGCTCCCAAACCTTTTGCTTTAGTTTCGAagaaagcagaagaagaagaagaagaagaagaagagtgagtCGTAGTAGAAGCTTCTCTTCGcttccactctctctctccaccaGCAACAGagtctcttctccttcttctcgGCCAGTTCTTTGCCAGTCCTCCTCCACCGACCTTGATGTCGCCGTCCAAGCCGGACAAGATCGTCTTCTCAAG GTTCCAGTGTCTAGAATAAGGAATTTCTGCATCATTGCGCATATTGACCATGGAAAATCAACTTTGGCGGATAAACTGCTTCAAATTACTGGAACTGTGCTGAAGCGAGAGATGAAGGAACAGTTTCTTGATAACATGGAtttggaaagagagagaggcatCACTATCAAACTACAG GCAGCTCGAATGCGTTATGTGTTTAAAGGTGAACCATATTGCCTGAATCTAATTGATACTCCAGGGCATGTGGACTTCTCTTATGAG GTTTCTCGATCTCTTGCTGCATGTGAGGGAGCTCTCCTTGTTGTAGATGCTTCTCAG GGAGTTGAAGCACAAACACTTGCTAATGTTTACTTGGCCTTGGAAAACAACCTAGAGATCATCCCT gttttgaacaaaatagaTCTTCCAGGTGCTGAGCCGGATCGTGTTGTTCGGGAGATTGAAGAG GTTGTTGGGTTAGACTGTAGCAATGCCATACGCTGTTCTGCTAAG GAGGGAATAGGTATAACTGAAATTCTTGACGCGATTGTTGAACGTATTCCCCCACCCAAGGATACTGCTGAAAGGCCATTGAGGGCTTTAATATTTGATAG TTACTATGATCCATATAGGGGTGTTATAGTATATTTTCGGGTCATCGATGGGACCATAAAGAAAGGTGACAGAATTTATTTTATGGCCAGTGGGAAG GATTATTTTGCTGATGAAGTTGGAGTTTTGTCTCCTAATCAGTTGCAAGTTGAAGAACTGTTTGCTGGTGag GTAGGCTATCTTTCAGCTTCTATAAGATCAGTTGCAGATGCTAGGGTGGGTGACACAATTACACACTACAGTAGAAAGGCGGGAAAGTCACTTCCTGGATACGAGGAAGCCACTCCTATGGTGTTCTGTGGCCTGTTTCCTGTTGATGCAGACCA GTTCCCTGAGTTGCGTGATGCACTTGAGAAACTGCAACTCAACGATGCTGCGTTGAAG TTTGAGCCAGAGACCTCAAGTGCCATGGGTTTTGGCTTCAGATGTGGGTTCTTGGGTCTTCTCCACATGGAAATAGTTCAG GAGAGGCTCGAGAGGGAATACAATCTGAGCCTGATCACTACAGCGCCAAGTGTTGTATATAGAGTGACTTGTGTAAATGGTGAAACT GTTGAATGCTCAAACCCATCTATACTTCCTGAACCTGGAAAGAGGAGGTTGATTGAGGAGCCATTTGTTAAG ATTGAGATGCTTACGCCAAAAGACTATATTGGTCCACTTATGGAGCTGGCTCAAGACAGAAGGGGAGAGtttaaagaaatgaaatatattacTGAGAATAGAGCATCACTCACCTATGAGTTACCTCTAGCAGAG ATGGTAGGTGATTTCTTTGACCAGCTGAAGTCCAGAAGTAAGGGTTATGCCAGCATGGAATACACATTTGTTGG GTACAAGGAAAGTGAATTATTAAAACTTGACATTCAGATTAATGGCGATAGTGTGGAACCATTGGCTACTATCGTGCACAGGGATAAG GCATATGCTGTGGGAAGAGCTTTGACTCAAAAGCTGAAGGAGCTTATACCTAGACAAATGTTTAAAGTACCCATCCAA GCTTGCATAGGTTCAAAAGTGATTGCTAGTGAATCTTTATCAGCAATTAGGAAGGATGTTTTATCTAAATGCTATG GTGGGGATATTTCAAGGAAGAAGAAACTGCTTAAAAAACAG gctgagggaaagaaaagaatgaaggcaattggtaaagttgatgTACCTCAAGAAGCCTTCATGGCTGTCTTAAAACTTGAAAAGGAGGTATTGTGA